In Miniphocaeibacter halophilus, the following proteins share a genomic window:
- the rpsB gene encoding 30S ribosomal protein S2 produces the protein MAVVSMKSLLEAGVHFGHQTRRWNPKMEKFIFTERNGIYIIDLQKTVKQIEEAYNYIRDIVADGGKVLFVGTKKQAQEAIETEAKRSGQPYVSQRWLGGMLTNYKTIKSRIRRLRELEDMEENGTFAVLPKKEVIQLRHEKDRLEKFLGGIKDMNGLPDVLFVIDPKKEKIAVHEAHILGIPVVGVVDTNTDPDDVDIPIPGNDDAIRAVKLITGVVANAVIEANQGAQHDDVEAEAEVENKETAKVEEVTEEEIKEASEEINS, from the coding sequence ATGGCAGTAGTATCAATGAAAAGCCTGTTAGAGGCTGGTGTACATTTTGGACATCAAACTAGAAGATGGAATCCAAAAATGGAAAAATTTATTTTTACAGAAAGAAATGGAATCTATATTATAGATTTACAAAAAACTGTAAAACAAATTGAAGAGGCTTATAACTATATAAGAGATATAGTAGCAGATGGTGGTAAAGTATTATTTGTAGGCACAAAGAAACAAGCTCAAGAAGCTATAGAAACAGAAGCTAAAAGATCAGGACAACCATATGTTAGTCAAAGATGGTTAGGTGGTATGCTTACAAATTACAAAACTATCAAAAGTAGAATTAGACGTCTTCGTGAATTAGAGGATATGGAAGAAAATGGTACATTTGCCGTTTTACCAAAAAAAGAAGTAATTCAACTAAGACATGAAAAAGATAGATTGGAAAAATTCTTAGGTGGAATTAAAGACATGAATGGCTTACCAGATGTTCTATTTGTTATAGATCCTAAGAAAGAAAAAATAGCAGTACATGAAGCACATATTTTAGGAATACCTGTAGTTGGGGTAGTTGATACAAATACAGATCCTGATGATGTAGACATTCCAATTCCTGGTAATGATGATGCTATAAGAGCTGTAAAATTAATAACAGGTGTTGTAGCAAATGCAGTAATTGAAGCTAACCAAGGTGCTCAACATGATGATGTTGAAGCAGAAGCAGAAGTTGAAAATAAGGAAACTGCTAAAGTAGAAGAAGTTACTGAAGAGGAAATAAAAGAGGCTTCAGAAGAAATTAACTCATAA
- the topA gene encoding type I DNA topoisomerase, translating to MAKNLVIVESPTKAKTIGKMLGSNYKVVASVGHLRDLPKSKMGIDIENNFEPQYINVRGKGDIIKELKKQAKKSEKVFLATDPDREGEAISWHLSNLLGLDPNEKNRVEFNEITKSTVKEAVKNPRKIDMNLVNAQQARRVLDRLVGYEISPVLWKKVKSGLSAGRVQSVALRLLCEREKEIREFVPKEYWSIEATHLKDKINFESSFYGELVKGKEEKKELKNINEAEEIISNLDLNNFMVSNIKKTKKKRNPYPPYTTSTLQQDANRKLGFSASKTMSVAQQLYEGISIGNEGTVGLISYMRTDSTRISKDIINEALEYIKNKYGSQYASKGNSYGKNKKGAQDAHEAIRPSSIIRTPDSLKDYLSNDQYKLYRLIWNRVVASQMTQSQYESTNITLLNNNFVFKANGNIELFKGFTIIYSVEDKNVLLPTVEENEIINTSKIDKTQHFTKPKARFTEASLVKTLEEDGIGRPSTYASIISSLLKRNYVKLDKKKFFTTELGENVNAFLLKYFSDIINQKFTAEMEDELDKIEEYDLDWKNTISKFYDSLEENLAKAKSDTNTYKVEDKKIDEFCPECGSQLVIKHGRNGEFIGCSGFPNCKYTKAIIKGTGVKCPKCGGEIIEKVSKRGKLFYGCSNYPNCDFAVWDKPIDEKCPKCNSILVHKKNRKVDEIKCSNEKCDYVK from the coding sequence TTGGCAAAGAATTTAGTTATTGTAGAGTCTCCAACAAAAGCAAAGACTATTGGAAAAATGCTTGGAAGTAATTATAAAGTCGTAGCTTCTGTTGGACATTTAAGAGATCTTCCTAAGAGTAAAATGGGAATCGATATAGAAAACAACTTTGAACCTCAATATATTAATGTTAGGGGCAAAGGTGACATAATAAAAGAATTAAAAAAACAAGCAAAAAAATCTGAAAAAGTATTTCTTGCAACAGACCCGGATAGAGAAGGTGAAGCAATTTCTTGGCATCTTAGTAATTTATTAGGATTAGATCCTAATGAAAAAAATCGAGTTGAATTTAATGAAATTACTAAATCAACAGTTAAAGAAGCTGTAAAAAATCCTAGAAAAATAGATATGAATCTAGTAAATGCTCAACAAGCTAGAAGGGTATTAGATAGACTTGTAGGTTATGAAATATCTCCTGTTCTCTGGAAAAAGGTCAAAAGTGGACTTAGTGCCGGTAGAGTACAATCAGTAGCCTTGCGTTTACTATGTGAAAGAGAAAAGGAAATTAGGGAATTTGTTCCAAAAGAATACTGGTCAATTGAAGCCACTCATCTTAAGGATAAAATTAATTTTGAATCATCTTTTTATGGAGAGTTAGTTAAAGGTAAAGAAGAAAAAAAAGAATTAAAAAATATTAATGAGGCAGAAGAAATTATTAGTAACTTAGATTTAAATAATTTCATGGTTTCAAACATTAAAAAAACTAAAAAGAAAAGAAACCCTTATCCTCCATATACAACAAGTACGTTACAACAAGATGCAAATAGAAAATTAGGTTTTTCTGCATCCAAAACCATGTCTGTAGCACAACAGCTTTATGAAGGTATTAGTATAGGAAATGAAGGTACTGTTGGTTTAATTTCCTATATGAGAACGGATTCTACAAGAATTTCTAAAGATATAATTAATGAAGCCTTAGAATATATTAAAAACAAATATGGCAGTCAGTATGCTTCAAAAGGTAATAGTTATGGGAAAAATAAAAAAGGGGCTCAAGATGCACATGAAGCTATAAGACCAAGTTCTATAATACGAACTCCTGATTCGTTAAAGGATTATTTAAGCAATGATCAGTATAAATTATACAGACTTATTTGGAATAGAGTAGTAGCTAGCCAAATGACACAATCCCAATATGAATCAACTAATATTACCCTTTTAAATAACAATTTTGTCTTTAAAGCTAATGGAAACATTGAATTATTTAAAGGCTTTACTATAATTTATTCTGTTGAGGATAAGAATGTACTATTGCCTACAGTTGAAGAAAATGAAATAATTAACACAAGTAAAATTGATAAAACTCAACATTTTACTAAGCCAAAAGCAAGGTTTACTGAAGCTTCCTTGGTAAAAACATTAGAAGAAGATGGTATAGGACGACCTAGTACTTACGCTTCAATTATAAGCAGTCTTTTAAAAAGAAACTATGTAAAATTAGATAAAAAGAAATTTTTCACTACTGAACTAGGTGAAAATGTTAATGCTTTCTTATTAAAGTATTTTAGCGATATAATAAATCAAAAATTTACAGCTGAAATGGAAGATGAATTAGATAAAATTGAAGAATATGATTTAGATTGGAAAAATACTATTTCAAAATTCTATGATAGTTTAGAAGAAAATTTAGCAAAAGCCAAATCAGATACGAATACCTATAAGGTTGAAGATAAAAAAATTGATGAGTTTTGTCCAGAATGTGGTTCACAATTAGTCATAAAACATGGACGTAATGGAGAATTTATAGGTTGTTCAGGATTTCCTAATTGTAAATATACAAAAGCCATAATTAAAGGTACAGGGGTTAAATGTCCTAAATGTGGTGGAGAGATTATTGAAAAAGTTTCAAAAAGAGGAAAGCTTTTTTATGGTTGTAGCAATTATCCAAATTGTGACTTTGCTGTTTGGGATAAACCAATAGATGAGAAATGTCCTAAATGTAATTCAATTTTAGTTCATAAGAAAAATAGAAAAGTAGATGAAATTAAATGTTCTAATGAAAAATGTGATTATGTAAAATAA
- the dprA gene encoding DNA-processing protein DprA → MDRNIVLFLNAIGISNRNIQKILKLFNSYKDFKSNYKLLYELDNIDKRTVKKIINNIDFNISDYIKRIKKLNVNIVFYDDDNYPKNLRFIDDYPLILYYRGTLLEDDYLGVSIVGARKCTSYGSWACSKIAKELSYYNIPIISGLAYGIDKIAHETALQNNNRTIAVLGNGIDIIYPKNNYKVYNEILKNGAIITEYPLGTQPLGYNFPYRNRIISGIGQGVVVIEAMEKSGTLITANYAAEQGKEVFALPGNINSLYSKGTNLLIKDGAKILISIDDILEEIEYRDVKKDSINIQFSNDEEKIIYNELLKEPKTANELSITTNIKIDNINVVLTILELNGYIIELKGGKFSTV, encoded by the coding sequence ATGGATAGAAATATTGTTTTATTTTTAAATGCTATTGGAATTTCAAATAGAAATATACAAAAGATATTAAAATTATTTAACTCGTATAAGGATTTCAAATCAAATTATAAATTATTATATGAATTAGATAATATTGATAAAAGAACAGTAAAGAAAATAATCAATAATATAGATTTTAATATAAGTGATTATATAAAAAGGATTAAAAAACTAAATGTAAATATAGTTTTTTATGATGATGACAATTATCCTAAAAACCTAAGATTTATTGATGATTATCCTTTAATTTTATATTACAGAGGAACTCTCTTAGAAGATGATTATTTAGGTGTTTCTATTGTAGGAGCAAGAAAATGTACAAGCTATGGTTCCTGGGCATGTTCAAAAATAGCAAAAGAGCTTTCATATTATAATATTCCAATTATTTCAGGTCTAGCATATGGTATAGATAAAATAGCTCATGAAACGGCATTACAAAATAATAATAGGACTATAGCTGTTTTAGGAAACGGTATAGATATAATATATCCTAAGAATAATTATAAAGTCTATAATGAAATTTTGAAAAATGGTGCAATTATAACTGAATATCCTTTAGGAACACAACCTTTAGGATATAATTTCCCTTATAGAAATAGGATAATCTCTGGAATAGGGCAAGGAGTAGTCGTAATAGAGGCTATGGAAAAATCAGGTACTCTTATTACTGCTAACTACGCAGCTGAACAAGGTAAAGAAGTTTTTGCATTACCTGGAAATATTAACAGTCTTTATAGTAAAGGTACTAACTTACTTATAAAAGATGGTGCTAAAATATTAATATCCATTGATGATATACTTGAAGAGATTGAGTATAGAGATGTAAAAAAGGATAGTATCAATATTCAATTTTCAAATGATGAAGAAAAAATCATTTATAACGAGCTATTAAAAGAACCTAAAACTGCTAATGAACTATCTATTACTACTAATATTAAAATAGATAATATAAATGTGGTCTTGACAATACTTGAACTTAATGGTTATATTATTGAATTAAAAGGTGGAAAGTTTTCTACTGTTTAA
- a CDS encoding FAD-dependent oxidoreductase: MFDILIIGAGVVGANIARELSKYKLNIGIIEKEPDVCMGSSKANSAIVHGGYAEEHTKLKGRICFKGRKKFEQLNKELNFGYLKTGSLVLSESEDDLDNLKNLEENGIKNGLNDIKIIDSNEIKKMETNINENFKYALFCEGAGICSPFEFTIALIENAIDNGVKLFLNEEVKKIENNNDYFEVITTNKSFRSKIIINCAGLGAEKIANMVNDFSFNLKFRSGQYFVFDKSEGGKINSVLFQMPTKLGKGILVSKTVYGNLIIGPDALDENTANLNTDSQRLVEIYKKSLLVTDKININKIIRTFSGVRAVSNNDDFIIEESAIKNFINVAGIQSPGLTSSPAIAEYIVDILKNKGFTLEENQSFNPYRKGYGNYNHNKSNKDNLICICEEKTEEEIMECFNRPIPINTIDAIKRRVRAGMGMCQGRRCKPKIKEILENKNINLDYRTDIEIKDVDRVDRFKLIKDLKENI, from the coding sequence ATGTTTGATATTTTAATAATTGGAGCAGGTGTAGTCGGTGCTAATATAGCTAGAGAACTTTCAAAATATAAATTAAACATTGGTATTATTGAAAAAGAACCTGATGTTTGCATGGGATCAAGTAAAGCGAATTCTGCTATTGTCCATGGAGGTTACGCCGAAGAACACACAAAGTTAAAAGGAAGAATTTGTTTCAAAGGTAGAAAGAAATTTGAACAATTAAATAAAGAATTAAATTTCGGATATTTGAAAACAGGATCTTTAGTACTGTCTGAATCAGAAGATGATTTAGACAATTTGAAAAATTTAGAAGAAAATGGAATTAAAAACGGTTTAAATGATATAAAAATAATTGACTCTAATGAAATTAAAAAAATGGAAACTAATATAAATGAAAATTTCAAATATGCACTTTTTTGTGAAGGAGCGGGTATTTGTTCTCCTTTTGAATTTACAATTGCATTAATAGAAAATGCTATTGACAATGGTGTTAAGTTGTTTTTAAATGAAGAAGTAAAAAAGATTGAAAACAATAACGACTATTTTGAAGTAATTACAACAAATAAGAGCTTTAGAAGTAAAATTATTATAAATTGTGCAGGATTAGGTGCTGAAAAAATCGCTAATATGGTAAATGATTTTTCATTTAATTTAAAGTTTAGATCAGGACAATACTTTGTTTTTGATAAAAGTGAAGGGGGTAAAATCAATTCTGTTCTTTTTCAAATGCCTACTAAGTTAGGAAAAGGAATTTTAGTTTCAAAAACAGTGTACGGAAATTTAATAATAGGACCAGATGCTTTAGATGAAAATACTGCAAATCTTAATACAGATTCGCAGCGACTAGTAGAGATTTACAAAAAATCTCTACTAGTTACAGACAAAATAAACATTAATAAAATAATTAGAACCTTTTCTGGAGTTAGAGCAGTTTCTAATAATGATGATTTTATTATTGAAGAAAGTGCTATTAAAAATTTTATTAACGTGGCAGGCATTCAATCTCCAGGACTAACTTCATCTCCTGCTATAGCAGAGTATATAGTAGATATTTTAAAAAACAAGGGTTTTACATTAGAAGAAAACCAATCCTTCAATCCGTATAGAAAGGGTTATGGAAATTATAATCATAATAAGAGTAATAAAGACAACTTAATATGTATTTGTGAAGAAAAAACAGAAGAGGAAATAATGGAATGTTTTAATAGACCTATTCCTATTAATACTATTGATGCTATTAAACGTAGAGTTAGGGCAGGTATGGGTATGTGTCAAGGAAGACGTTGCAAACCTAAAATTAAAGAAATATTAGAAAATAAGAATATTAATCTAGACTATAGAACAGATATAGAAATAAAAGATGTCGATAGAGTGGATAGATTTAAATTAATAAAAGATTTAAAGGAAAATATTTAA
- a CDS encoding RluA family pseudouridine synthase codes for MNEFEIKVDSSEEVRIDKYLTSYFKDYSRSFIKNLFSDNSILLNNKIAKPSTKVVFGDIILVSIPEKKDISIKPENIFLDVVYEDEYLAIINKPVNMIVHPTESITEGTLVNAIMYRFEKLSDLDLPFRPGIVHRLDKDTTGLIIIAKDNNIHLLLQKMFKDRRVKKTYLAIVHGRIQDSLVLNFPIGRHIKDRKKMSVRKDIGKEAVTRIFPILSNENYSLLKINIDTGRTHQIRVHLKYIHHCIVGDKIYGQKNEKVNFNSQLLHAYKLEFNHPVTGDKLTVSAEPDDTFKSAVKKLF; via the coding sequence ATGAATGAATTTGAAATAAAAGTAGATTCTTCTGAAGAGGTGCGAATAGACAAATATTTAACAAGTTACTTTAAAGATTATTCTAGAAGTTTTATAAAAAATCTATTTTCAGATAATTCTATTTTGTTAAATAATAAAATAGCAAAGCCCAGCACGAAGGTAGTTTTTGGTGATATTATTTTAGTTTCAATTCCAGAAAAAAAAGATATAAGTATAAAGCCGGAGAATATATTCTTAGATGTAGTTTATGAAGATGAGTACCTAGCTATTATTAATAAACCGGTAAATATGATAGTACACCCAACTGAATCAATTACAGAAGGGACTTTAGTCAATGCTATTATGTATCGATTTGAAAAACTATCAGATTTAGACTTACCATTTAGACCTGGTATTGTACATAGACTTGACAAAGACACTACTGGACTCATTATAATTGCTAAAGACAATAATATACACTTGCTTTTGCAAAAAATGTTTAAGGATAGAAGAGTAAAGAAAACCTATTTAGCAATTGTTCATGGAAGAATTCAAGACTCCTTAGTTTTAAATTTTCCTATTGGAAGACATATAAAGGATAGAAAAAAAATGTCAGTAAGAAAAGATATTGGTAAAGAAGCTGTTACTAGAATTTTTCCAATATTATCTAATGAAAATTATAGTTTACTAAAAATCAATATAGATACTGGCAGAACTCATCAAATTAGAGTTCATCTTAAATATATACACCATTGTATAGTAGGAGATAAAATTTATGGACAAAAAAATGAAAAAGTAAATTTTAACTCTCAATTACTTCACGCTTATAAATTGGAATTTAATCATCCTGTAACTGGTGACAAACTTACTGTTTCGGCAGAACCAGACGATACATTTAAATCTGCAGTAAAAAAATTATTTTAA
- a CDS encoding uracil-DNA glycosylase, translated as MMVNLGNSWDLLLKDEFKKEYYLNLREILKKEYMNFKIYPSMDLIFDALKKVDYKDVKVVILGQDPYHGPNQAHGHSFSVLPGVRKPPSVQNIFVELKDDLGCYIPNNGYLMKWVNQGVLLLNTSLTVRAGAANSHKDLGWQILTDKIIKILGEREKPLVFILWGRNAINKEKLIENKDHLILKSVHPSPLSAYRGFFGSKPFSKCNNFLLQNNIEPIDWQIENI; from the coding sequence ATAATGGTTAATTTAGGTAATAGTTGGGATTTGTTATTAAAAGATGAATTTAAAAAAGAATATTATTTAAATCTTAGAGAAATATTAAAGAAAGAGTATATGAATTTTAAAATTTATCCTTCTATGGATTTAATTTTTGACGCATTAAAAAAAGTGGATTATAAGGATGTTAAAGTTGTTATATTAGGACAAGATCCCTATCATGGTCCAAATCAAGCTCATGGTCATAGTTTTTCAGTATTACCTGGAGTTAGAAAACCGCCTTCAGTACAAAATATTTTTGTAGAATTAAAGGATGATTTAGGTTGTTATATTCCAAATAATGGATATCTTATGAAATGGGTAAATCAAGGAGTGTTATTACTAAATACTTCCTTAACAGTTAGGGCAGGAGCTGCTAATTCACATAAAGATTTAGGCTGGCAGATTTTAACTGATAAAATAATTAAAATTCTTGGAGAACGTGAAAAACCATTAGTTTTTATTCTTTGGGGAAGAAATGCAATTAATAAAGAAAAGCTTATAGAAAACAAGGATCATTTAATTTTAAAATCTGTTCATCCTTCACCTTTATCAGCATATAGAGGTTTTTTTGGTAGTAAACCCTTTTCTAAATGTAATAATTTTCTACTACAAAACAATATTGAACCAATAGATTGGCAGATTGAAAATATATGA
- the lspA gene encoding signal peptidase II: MLSGILIALALIIDQFTKYKALGLKNNSIELIGKKLQLVYVENRGAAFGFFQNKKIILLAVTIIIILALVVTLIKNYSKFSLISLISLSLIIGGAIGNLIDRIFRGYVIDFISYTFFNGYEFPVFNFADIFVVSGCILLIIAIIFTKDFEGV, encoded by the coding sequence ATGTTATCTGGAATATTAATAGCTTTAGCTTTGATTATAGATCAATTTACAAAATACAAAGCTTTAGGTTTAAAAAACAATTCTATTGAATTAATTGGAAAAAAACTTCAATTAGTCTATGTAGAAAATAGAGGAGCAGCTTTTGGATTTTTCCAAAATAAAAAAATAATTTTATTAGCTGTTACTATAATAATAATTTTAGCATTAGTTGTTACCTTAATAAAAAATTATAGTAAATTCAGCTTAATTTCATTAATTAGTTTATCCTTAATAATAGGTGGAGCGATTGGAAATTTAATAGATAGGATTTTCAGAGGGTATGTAATAGATTTTATATCATATACTTTTTTTAATGGCTATGAATTTCCTGTATTTAATTTTGCAGATATTTTTGTAGTTTCAGGATGTATCTTATTAATTATTGCTATTATTTTTACAAAGGATTTTGAGGGAGTATAA
- a CDS encoding YlmH/Sll1252 family protein encodes MEYSKILNHIQDIETKQTIKKFIDSLFVVEKKGGTYCSDFLTPNEINYCISSINTYSNLDYMVIPNLNICERNCILVSSYIDSLNIYEYINIISAPVIDNINHRDVLGSLLALGVNRSKIGDILFTDKKMAIVLRSSLTNYILQNLLSISKYNVSFSLDNEFSFNNLIENTKKYFAIVSSLRLDLIISEIINYPRNKTSSLLNSGKIKVNYEEIKKSHYELNEGDIISIKGFGRFKFLKVLGVTKKNKYKIEYIKYE; translated from the coding sequence ATGGAATATTCAAAAATACTAAATCATATACAAGATATTGAAACTAAACAGACTATCAAAAAATTTATTGATAGTCTATTTGTTGTAGAAAAAAAGGGAGGCACCTATTGCTCTGATTTTCTTACACCTAATGAAATAAATTATTGTATAAGTAGTATTAATACCTATTCAAATCTTGATTATATGGTTATTCCTAACCTTAATATATGTGAAAGAAATTGCATACTTGTAAGTTCTTATATAGATTCATTGAATATATATGAATACATAAATATAATAAGTGCTCCCGTAATAGATAATATAAATCATAGAGATGTACTAGGATCGCTTCTAGCGTTAGGTGTAAATAGAAGTAAGATAGGTGATATTTTATTTACAGATAAAAAAATGGCTATAGTTCTAAGAAGTTCTTTAACAAACTATATTCTACAAAATTTATTGTCAATTTCAAAATATAATGTCAGCTTTTCTCTTGACAACGAATTTTCTTTTAATAATTTAATTGAAAATACTAAAAAATATTTTGCAATTGTTTCTTCTCTTAGATTGGATTTAATAATTTCTGAAATTATAAATTATCCACGAAATAAAACTAGCAGTTTGTTAAATTCAGGAAAAATAAAAGTTAATTATGAGGAGATTAAAAAATCACATTACGAGTTAAATGAAGGGGATATTATTTCCATAAAAGGATTTGGAAGATTTAAATTTTTGAAAGTTTTAGGTGTTACTAAAAAAAATAAATATAAAATAGAGTATATAAAATATGAGTAG
- a CDS encoding cell division protein SepF, with amino-acid sequence MGVFDKFKNLIGLDDNYEDDYYNDDYYEDDYYDEGPSVNKNSSSNNYYSENDNESSSNKFKKSNVVSIKDNYVSDRVKILIHEPIKFDDAPLVLDDIISKNIVVLNLEMLDVDTKRKTFDFVSGGIYSINGKMQKVTKDIFVIAPKELEIDGKIKDQIQSKGYYQL; translated from the coding sequence ATGGGAGTTTTTGATAAATTTAAGAATTTAATTGGTTTAGATGATAATTATGAAGATGATTACTACAATGATGATTACTATGAAGATGATTACTATGATGAAGGGCCTTCTGTAAATAAAAATAGTAGTTCAAATAATTATTATAGCGAAAACGATAATGAATCATCTAGCAATAAATTTAAAAAGAGCAATGTTGTAAGTATTAAGGATAATTATGTATCTGATAGAGTAAAGATTCTTATTCATGAACCTATAAAATTTGATGATGCTCCATTGGTTTTAGATGATATAATTTCTAAAAATATAGTTGTTCTAAACCTAGAAATGTTAGATGTTGATACTAAAAGAAAAACCTTTGATTTTGTAAGCGGTGGTATTTATTCAATTAATGGTAAAATGCAAAAAGTTACTAAAGATATTTTTGTAATAGCACCAAAAGAACTTGAAATAGATGGGAAAATCAAAGATCAAATACAAAGTAAAGGATACTATCAATTATAA